The following proteins come from a genomic window of Vidua chalybeata isolate OUT-0048 chromosome 2, bVidCha1 merged haplotype, whole genome shotgun sequence:
- the KCNE3 gene encoding potassium voltage-gated channel subfamily E member 3 yields MDESNRTESWHRSLQAVLNALNQTLHGAIPCPGEAPAGAAGATRGGHAGHASRNANAYMYILFVMTLFAATVGSLILGYTRSRKVDKRSDPYHVYIKNRVSMI; encoded by the coding sequence ATGGACGAGAGCAACCGCACGGAGTCTTGGCACCGAAgcctgcaggcagtgctgaaCGCCCTGAATCAGACGCTGCACGGGGCCATCCCCTGCCCCGGCGAGGCCCCggccggcgcggcgggggcCACACGTGGTGGCCACGCCGGCCACGCCAGCCGCAACGCCAACGCCTACATGTACATCCTGTTCGTCATGACGCTCTTCGCCGCCACCGTGGGCAGCCTCATCCTGGGCTACACCCGCTCCCGCAAGGTGGACAAGCGCAGCGACCCCTACCACGTCTACATCAAGAACAGGGTCTCCATGATCTGA